A region from the Streptomyces sp. NBC_00704 genome encodes:
- a CDS encoding ScbA/BarX family gamma-butyrolactone biosynthesis protein — translation MTASTFRFEGPSIEQAAVRDAQSPFFWSPALLNGQLTTTVPRELVHRAAVAEVMLTGWQRLSDTRFTMTAQWPRGHSFFTMANRTHHDPLMAAETIRQIGALLAHAEFGVPFGHQFLMEGMTLTVHPEEIGVGPAPAALDIDVTCTDVRRRGGRLTGMCYETRVLREGRPAASGRISFTVIAPAVYRRLRPQRVFDPGHRPLPLTAPVAPSTVGRLSPTDVVLSPTGEPDRWQLRMDTRHPVLFDHQVDHVPGMVLLEAARQAATAVLGGPSILPVGLDCEFHKYAELDLPCLIDALHLPKDAPDAPETVLVTGHQDDQPVFTTTLTTTPSD, via the coding sequence ATGACTGCGAGCACGTTCCGGTTCGAAGGCCCGTCGATCGAGCAGGCAGCGGTACGAGACGCCCAGTCCCCTTTCTTTTGGTCGCCCGCGCTGCTCAACGGTCAGCTGACCACGACGGTGCCCCGGGAGCTGGTGCACCGGGCGGCCGTCGCCGAGGTCATGCTGACCGGCTGGCAGCGACTGAGCGACACCCGGTTCACGATGACCGCCCAGTGGCCGCGCGGCCACAGCTTCTTCACCATGGCGAACAGGACCCACCACGACCCGCTGATGGCCGCTGAAACGATCCGTCAGATCGGCGCCCTGCTCGCCCACGCCGAGTTCGGCGTCCCCTTCGGGCACCAGTTCCTGATGGAGGGCATGACCCTCACGGTGCATCCCGAGGAGATCGGCGTCGGCCCGGCCCCCGCCGCCCTGGACATCGACGTCACCTGTACCGACGTCAGGAGGCGGGGCGGGCGGCTGACCGGCATGTGCTACGAGACCAGGGTGCTGCGCGAGGGCCGGCCGGCCGCGTCGGGCCGGATCTCCTTCACCGTCATCGCGCCGGCCGTGTACCGGCGGCTGCGCCCGCAGCGCGTCTTCGACCCCGGGCACCGCCCCCTCCCGCTGACGGCCCCGGTGGCGCCGTCGACCGTGGGACGCCTCTCGCCCACCGACGTGGTCCTCTCCCCCACCGGCGAGCCGGACCGCTGGCAGCTGCGCATGGACACCCGCCACCCCGTCCTCTTCGACCACCAGGTCGACCACGTCCCCGGCATGGTGCTCCTGGAGGCCGCCCGCCAGGCCGCCACCGCGGTCCTCGGCGGACCCTCGATCCTGCCGGTCGGCCTCGACTGCGAGTTCCACAAGTACGCGGAACTGGACCTGCCCTGCCTGATCGACGCCCTGCACCTGCCCAAGGACGCCCCCGACGCCCCGGAAACCGTCCTCGTCACCGGCCACCAGGACGACCAGCCCGTCTTCACCACCACCCTGACAACCACTCCGTCCGACTGA
- a CDS encoding NAD(P)H-binding protein yields MILVTGATGTTGREVLRGLPAGLPVRVLARDPARVERAAARRAEIVTGDYGDPRSLDRALRGVSRAFLLTNRVGGDDDARFLRAARSAGVRHVVKVSAAAVADTDADDLVTRWQRANEDLLVNSGMRWTLLRPRAFMSNTLSWAPPIAAERVVRALYGTSVNACVDPRDVAAAAVCALTEDGHEGRIHTLTGPEPISAVEQTAQLARLLGSPLRFEELSPDRARALLGRRHPAAVVEALLASARRQRAGAKVRVEDTVHRVTGRPARPFATWAEDHLAAFRADEPTTTPALTPLAG; encoded by the coding sequence GTGATTCTCGTGACAGGCGCCACCGGCACCACGGGACGGGAGGTGCTGCGGGGGCTCCCCGCCGGCCTCCCGGTGCGGGTACTGGCCCGGGACCCCGCGCGCGTGGAGCGTGCGGCGGCCCGCCGGGCCGAGATCGTGACCGGCGACTACGGCGATCCGCGGTCGCTGGACCGCGCCCTTCGGGGGGTGAGCCGCGCGTTCCTGCTCACCAACCGGGTGGGCGGCGACGACGACGCGCGATTTCTGCGCGCCGCGCGGTCGGCGGGGGTGCGGCACGTGGTCAAGGTGTCCGCGGCCGCCGTCGCGGACACCGACGCCGACGACCTCGTCACCCGCTGGCAGCGCGCCAACGAGGACCTGCTGGTGAACAGCGGGATGCGGTGGACGCTGCTGCGCCCGCGCGCCTTCATGTCCAACACCCTGTCCTGGGCGCCGCCCATCGCCGCCGAGCGGGTGGTGCGCGCCCTGTACGGGACGTCGGTCAACGCGTGCGTCGACCCGCGGGACGTGGCGGCCGCGGCGGTGTGCGCGCTGACCGAGGACGGTCACGAAGGGCGGATCCACACCCTGACCGGGCCCGAGCCGATCAGCGCGGTCGAGCAGACGGCCCAGCTCGCCCGGCTGCTGGGCAGCCCCCTGCGCTTCGAGGAACTGTCCCCGGACCGGGCCCGCGCCCTGCTGGGCAGGCGCCATCCCGCGGCCGTCGTCGAGGCGTTGCTGGCCTCGGCGCGACGGCAGCGGGCGGGGGCCAAGGTGCGTGTGGAGGACACCGTCCACCGCGTGACCGGCCGCCCGGCCCGCCCGTTCGCGACCTGGGCCGAGGACCACCTCGCGGCGTTCCGGGCCGACGAGCCGACGACGACGCCGGCGCTCACCCCACTGGCGGGATGA
- a CDS encoding acyl-CoA carboxylase subunit epsilon gives MDGTGVMPLALRVERGRADDDELAAVAVVLCSVLAGRAEAARRQEPLADVPPWRRPERAGVQWRSPFCWR, from the coding sequence ATGGACGGGACGGGCGTCATGCCCCTCGCGCTGCGGGTCGAGCGCGGGCGGGCGGACGACGACGAACTGGCGGCGGTGGCCGTCGTGCTGTGCTCGGTGCTGGCCGGGCGGGCGGAGGCGGCCCGCCGGCAGGAGCCGCTCGCCGACGTCCCGCCGTGGCGCCGTCCGGAGCGGGCCGGCGTGCAATGGCGCTCGCCGTTCTGCTGGCGATAG
- a CDS encoding acyl-CoA carboxylase subunit beta: MTVLNDVLEVSAEPSDARGRVAELHGIRAQALAGPSEKATQAQHAKGKLTARERIELLVDAGSFQEVEQLRRHRASGFGLEARKPYTDGVITGWGTVEGRTVFVYAHDFRIFGGALGEAHATKIHKIMDMAIAAGAPLVSLNDGAGARIQEGVSALAGYGGIFQRNTRASGVIPQISVMLGPCAGGAAYSPALTDFVFMVRETSQMFITGPDVVKAVTGEEITQNGLGGADVHAETSGVCHFAYDDEETCIAEVRYLLSLLPQNNRQFPPQTPCSDPQTRRSETLLDLVPADGNRPYDMTRVIEEIVDDGEYLEVHERWARNIICALARLDGRAVGIVANQPQTLAGVLDIEASEKAARFVQMCDAFNIPIVTLLDVPGFLPGVDQEHGGIIRHGAKLLYAYCNATVPRISLILRKAYGGAYIVMDSQSIGADLTYAWPTNEIAVMGAEGAANVIFRRQIAEADDPGAMRARMVKEYKSELMHPYYAAERGLVDDVIDPAETREVLIRSLAMLRTKQADLPSRKHGNPPQ; encoded by the coding sequence GTGACGGTCCTCAACGACGTTCTCGAGGTGAGCGCCGAACCTTCGGACGCGCGTGGTCGCGTGGCCGAGCTGCACGGGATCCGTGCGCAGGCGCTGGCCGGCCCGAGCGAGAAGGCGACCCAGGCGCAGCACGCCAAGGGCAAGCTGACCGCGCGGGAGCGGATCGAGCTGCTGGTGGACGCGGGGTCCTTCCAGGAGGTCGAGCAGCTGCGCCGGCACCGGGCGAGCGGGTTCGGGCTGGAGGCCAGGAAGCCGTACACCGACGGGGTCATCACCGGGTGGGGGACGGTCGAGGGGCGCACGGTGTTCGTGTACGCCCATGACTTCCGCATCTTCGGCGGCGCGCTGGGCGAGGCGCATGCCACGAAGATCCACAAGATCATGGACATGGCCATCGCGGCGGGGGCGCCGCTGGTCTCGCTCAACGACGGTGCGGGCGCCCGGATCCAGGAGGGCGTGTCCGCGCTCGCCGGGTACGGCGGCATCTTCCAGCGCAACACCCGGGCGTCCGGGGTCATCCCGCAGATCTCGGTGATGCTGGGCCCGTGCGCGGGCGGCGCGGCCTACAGCCCGGCCCTGACCGACTTCGTCTTCATGGTCCGCGAGACCTCGCAGATGTTCATCACCGGCCCCGACGTGGTCAAGGCCGTCACCGGTGAGGAGATCACCCAGAACGGCCTGGGCGGCGCGGACGTCCACGCCGAGACCTCCGGCGTCTGCCACTTCGCCTACGACGACGAGGAGACCTGCATCGCGGAGGTGCGCTACCTGCTCTCCCTCCTCCCGCAGAACAACCGGCAGTTCCCGCCCCAGACGCCCTGCTCCGACCCGCAGACCCGCCGCTCCGAGACGCTGCTGGACCTGGTCCCGGCCGACGGCAACCGGCCCTACGACATGACCAGGGTCATCGAGGAGATCGTCGACGACGGCGAGTACCTGGAGGTCCACGAGCGCTGGGCGCGCAACATCATCTGCGCCCTCGCCCGCCTCGACGGCCGGGCCGTCGGCATCGTCGCCAACCAGCCCCAGACGCTCGCCGGCGTCCTCGACATCGAGGCCAGCGAGAAGGCCGCGCGCTTCGTGCAGATGTGCGACGCCTTCAACATCCCGATCGTCACCCTTCTGGACGTACCCGGCTTCCTCCCCGGCGTCGACCAGGAGCACGGCGGCATCATCCGCCACGGCGCGAAGCTGCTGTACGCCTACTGCAACGCGACCGTGCCCCGGATCTCACTGATCCTGCGCAAGGCCTACGGAGGCGCCTACATCGTCATGGACAGCCAGTCCATCGGGGCCGACCTCACCTACGCGTGGCCGACGAACGAGATCGCCGTCATGGGCGCCGAGGGCGCCGCCAACGTCATCTTCCGCCGTCAGATCGCCGAGGCCGACGACCCCGGGGCCATGCGGGCCCGCATGGTCAAGGAGTACAAGTCCGAGCTGATGCACCCCTACTACGCGGCCGAGCGCGGCCTGGTCGACGACGTCATCGACCCCGCCGAGACCCGCGAGGTCCTCATCAGGTCCCTGGCCATGCTGCGCACCAAACAGGCCGACCTTCCCTCACGCAAGCACGGCAACCCGCCGCAGTAA